The genomic stretch ACGGCCTGATCTGGCTTCAAAAGCATGATCAGCAAAACAGACAAAACATAACCTATGAGCTGCGGCACCACAATCACCATTCCGCCGGTAAGGAACTTCGCATGAAATATCTGCCCTCGTGTATATGGAAGGCTTAATGTAAAATCAAAGAAGCTCTTGCTACGTTCAATCCCAAGCTGGCTGACCGCCAAAACGACTCCCCAAATCCAAAACAATGAGATAAATGAGCTATTTAAATAATCAACGCTGAATACGCAGGGGCCGACCCAATTTTCTTTTCCAGTGACACAGCCTTGATAGATGAGATACATATTTAAAATTGATAATGGATTACCTAATATAAAAACCAAAATGGTGATAACTAAGGCGACTTTATTCTGCCGCCACTCTTTGTAAAGCAGTCCGGAATCCGGCAACTCACTTCCCTCCAAACCTAAGGCATTTCTTACACTTTTGTTTTCTTATAAATAGAGAAGTAGCTCACAAAGAATCCAGCCACTGCTCCAATGATCATACCCAAAATATAACCAATAATGGAATGTCCGGTATAGTATCCAAATAAACCAAATCCAAGGATGCCGAAAGCCATAACCAGAATTTGCACCGGGCGATCTAATCTGTTCCATAAGAAAAAGTGTCCGTTCCGTTCACTTGGAAGCTTCTTGAAGCTTATAAAGCCAATCAAGTAAAATAGCATGCTCATTACGGCTGGAATCAATAAAAGATATTTACTGTTAATCAGCCATTCATTTACAACGTAACTAATCGGTACTAGGTTCGATAAATTGCTTGCCAGAGAGAAATAACTCTCAGGGGAAGGGAATATTTCCCATATATTCGCACCAAAAACAACTTCTAGGTTTCCAACCGGCAATGCAATAATTAAATACGGCAATATAGCTGCTGAAAACGCCGTTAACAGTTGGGCAAAAGCATTTCCAGTTAACGCTCCGGCGGCCATCACCAGTGAAAAAGCCATAAAACTTATCACGATTACTCCAATGCTGCTGTGCTCAAAAAAGTAGACGTGTTCAGGGTTATAGACAAGAATCAGCAGCCATGCAAGTAAAAAGCCAATCAATTGTGACAGCACAATCACAAAACCGCCTAACCAAAATTTTGTCTGAAAAATTTGGCTTCTGTTATACGGGAGGCTTAATATAAAATCCATCGTGCCTTTCGAACGCTCCATTCCGAGGAAGCAGACCGCCAAAATGACACCCGGCACCCAGTTGATATCTATCAGATTGCTTATGGAATAATTCACAATAAAATCACAATATTGCGGGTCTTGGCGATCAAGACACCCTTGATAAGACAAATACGTATTAACGATAGAAAGCGGATTTGCCAATACTAAAAACGCGATACTTAACAAAATCACCACTTGATTCTGCTTCCACTCTCGATAGAGGAGACCTCGGTCTACCATCTCCGCTTCCCTCCAAACTTCGCAATGAACACTTCTTCCAGGTTGACAGGAAGCTCATTCCACACTTTTGGCTTCAGCTCTCTCAAAAAGCTCTTTTTCTCCTCATCGCTTTTCGGAATCAGCACTGTGTAAAACACGCCGGCCTGATCGAGCATCGGAATGTTTTGCTCTCTGATGGCCAAATTGACATCTGTATCGAAGGCCATTTGAATTTTAATGTATTCTTCTTTTAACTCATCAAGATCCATGACGTTGGTCAGGCTGTTATCTTCAAGAAAACCAATTCGGTTGCACATCCGCTCTATGTCTTCAAGCCGGTGGGACGTAATCAGGATGCTCGTATCACGCTCTGCCACTTCATCGACCATCAGCTGCAGCACATCATGCCTTGTCACCGCATCAATACCATCCGTCGGCTCATCAAGGAGGATCAGCGCCGGTCTCGCCGCAAACGACAGAACGAGCGATAGCTGCTTTTTTAAGCCTGTCGACAGCTCACGGTATTTTTTCGTTTCCGGAATTTCGTATCTGTTCATCAGCTCATTCGCGTACGTGACATCAAATTTCGGATATATTCTTCTCAAAATATCGACTAACTGCTTGTATGTATACTTATCGTAAAACGGATTTTGAACAGGCATGTAGATGATATTTTGTTTGACTTTCGGGTGCTTTTTGATTTCTACGCCGTCAAATAAAATCGTTCCGCTGTCAGCGAAAATGATTTGCTGGATTAAGCGAAGCATCGTCGTTTTGCCCGATCCATTGCGTCCAAGCAATCCAAAGATTTCTCCTTTTTCGATTGTTAATGAAACATCTTTTAATACTTGATTGCCGTCAATCGCTTTTGACAGCTGCCGCAGTTCAATCATTTTTTTTGCCTCCCTTCACATCAGCGCTGATTTCCTTTATCCATTCGTGCAGTTTTTCCAGCTCAACCCCTGCATAGTGTGCATCGATGATGAGCTGTTTGAGTTGCTCTTTAATCATCGTCATCTTCCCTTCAACCAGTGTCGTTTTTGCATTCTCCGATATATAGGTCCCTCTGCCCCGCAGCGTTTCAATAATCCCCTCTCGCTCAAGTTCTTTATACGCTTTGCTGACAGTGTTCGGATTCGCAATAATGATCGTTGCCAATTCTCTGACAGAAGGAAGCTTATCACCAGGCTTCATGATCCCTTTCAAACAAAGCTCTTTCATTTGCTGAATAATTTGTTCGTAAATGGGTGTTGAGCTTCTTGGATCGATTTGAATCATTTACTTCCCTACTTTCTATACGATCTGAACCTTTTATAGATAAAAATGATCAATTATACTTTTTTGCCATTCAAAACCGATCATCACAAGAACAAGAAAAAAAGAACAAGCGATCACAGATGCCGCAATCAGCATTGGCACGTTACGTTTGTTTCGTTTTTTATGTTTCATAACTGCCTCCCTTAATGTCAATATATAAATGATTTTATATTAGTGTCTATAGTGTATTACTTCAATTAGTACACTTAATACAATAAATACTTTGACTCACAAAGTCAATCCTTTTTTTACAAAAAAACGGACCCTTTTAAAAGGGTCCGTTTTCCTACACATCAAGAGGGTGCTGCAGGATCATATTATTTTGCAAAGATTGAAGCTGAAGTCTCATTCTGTACAGCTGTTCTCTCTGCTGATCATTTGACGACAGCCATAGTTTATTCAAGGCATTTACCGCATCTTCTAGCTGCATTTGTGCATCACTATATTCTTGATCGTTATAATGCTCTTGTTTAGAAGCGATTTTCAGCTGTTCTTCAGCATAATCATAGGCCTGCATACATTGCTGGAGATGTTCATCTACTGATTGTCTTGTTGCCACAGTAACCCCTCCTCTTGGTAATGGAAATCATCCATCATTCATATTGTAGCCTCATCTGACTTTATTCAATAAAGTAATTTATGGTCGATATTCATTTGTTCTCTTGTGAAATGCGTGCTACAATTTTAGGATGCAATCGTACGCAAGGAGGCACATGAATTGTGATGCAGAACAATCCTTTTCCTTATTCAAATACGGAAAAACGCTATCATACATTGAATTATCATCTCAGAGAACATTTCGGCCATAAGGTGTTTAAAGTAGCGCTTGACGGCGGTTTTGACTGTCCAAATCGGGATGGCACCGTAGCCCACGGAGGCTGTACGTTTTGCAGCGCAGCAGGCTCCGGAGATTTTGCTGGAAACCGGACCGATGATTTAATTACGCAATTCCATGACATCAAAAACCGCATGCACGAAAAATGGAAGGACGGCAAGTACATCGCTTATTTTCAGGCTTTCACAAACACTCACGCCCCGGTTGAGGTGCTTCGTGAGAAATTCGAATCCGTCCTCGCCTTAGATGATGTGGTCGGCATTTCGATCGCCACACGCCCGGACTGTCTGCCTGATGATGTCGTTGATTACTTGGCAGAGCTGAATGAACGTACGTATTTGTGGGTGGAGCTTGGGCTTCAAACAGTTCATGAACGGACTGCACTTTTGATCAACCGCGCACATGATTTTAACTGCTATGTGGAAGGCGTCAATAAATTAAGAAAACACGGCATACGTGTCTGCTCGCATATTATCAACGGGCTGCCTTTGGAAGACCGGGACATGATGATGGAAACGGCAAAGGCCGTCGCAGATTTGGATGTCCAGGGCATTAAAATCCATCT from Bacillus subtilis subsp. subtilis str. 168 encodes the following:
- the ytrC gene encoding ABC transporter, permease component involved in resistance to cell wall inhibitors (Evidence 1a: Function from experimental evidences in the studied strain; PubMedId: 10986249, 15849754, 16850406, 17558661, 22926563; Product type t : transporter), with protein sequence MVDRGLLYREWKQNQVVILLSIAFLVLANPLSIVNTYLSYQGCLDRQDPQYCDFIVNYSISNLIDINWVPGVILAVCFLGMERSKGTMDFILSLPYNRSQIFQTKFWLGGFVIVLSQLIGFLLAWLLILVYNPEHVYFFEHSSIGVIVISFMAFSLVMAAGALTGNAFAQLLTAFSAAILPYLIIALPVGNLEVVFGANIWEIFPSPESYFSLASNLSNLVPISYVVNEWLINSKYLLLIPAVMSMLFYLIGFISFKKLPSERNGHFFLWNRLDRPVQILVMAFGILGFGLFGYYTGHSIIGYILGMIIGAVAGFFVSYFSIYKKTKV
- the ytzC gene encoding hypothetical protein (Evidence 4: Unknown function but conserved in other organisms) — translated: MATRQSVDEHLQQCMQAYDYAEEQLKIASKQEHYNDQEYSDAQMQLEDAVNALNKLWLSSNDQQREQLYRMRLQLQSLQNNMILQHPLDV
- the ytrA gene encoding transcriptional regulator (GntR family, cell wall antibiotics) (Evidence 1a: Function from experimental evidences in the studied strain; PubMedId: 10986249, 11756427, 17194626, 21856850, 28357385; Product type r: regulator), giving the protein MIQIDPRSSTPIYEQIIQQMKELCLKGIMKPGDKLPSVRELATIIIANPNTVSKAYKELEREGIIETLRGRGTYISENAKTTLVEGKMTMIKEQLKQLIIDAHYAGVELEKLHEWIKEISADVKGGKKND
- a CDS encoding hypothetical protein (Evidence 4: Unknown function but conserved in other organisms; PubMedId: 28357385), producing MKHKKRNKRNVPMLIAASVIACSFFLVLVMIGFEWQKSIIDHFYL
- the ytrB gene encoding ABC transporter (ATP-binding protein) involved in resistance to cell wall inhibitors (Evidence 1a: Function from experimental evidences in the studied strain; PubMedId: 10986249, 22926563; Product type t: transporter); the protein is MIELRQLSKAIDGNQVLKDVSLTIEKGEIFGLLGRNGSGKTTMLRLIQQIIFADSGTILFDGVEIKKHPKVKQNIIYMPVQNPFYDKYTYKQLVDILRRIYPKFDVTYANELMNRYEIPETKKYRELSTGLKKQLSLVLSFAARPALILLDEPTDGIDAVTRHDVLQLMVDEVAERDTSILITSHRLEDIERMCNRIGFLEDNSLTNVMDLDELKEEYIKIQMAFDTDVNLAIREQNIPMLDQAGVFYTVLIPKSDEEKKSFLRELKPKVWNELPVNLEEVFIAKFGGKRRW
- the ytqA gene encoding putative enzyme (Evidence 3: Putative function from multiple computational evidences; PubMedId: 10413665; Product type e: enzyme); the protein is MMQNNPFPYSNTEKRYHTLNYHLREHFGHKVFKVALDGGFDCPNRDGTVAHGGCTFCSAAGSGDFAGNRTDDLITQFHDIKNRMHEKWKDGKYIAYFQAFTNTHAPVEVLREKFESVLALDDVVGISIATRPDCLPDDVVDYLAELNERTYLWVELGLQTVHERTALLINRAHDFNCYVEGVNKLRKHGIRVCSHIINGLPLEDRDMMMETAKAVADLDVQGIKIHLLHLLKGTPMVKQYEKGKLEFLSQDDYVQLVCDQLEIIPPEMIVHRITGDGPIELMIGPMWSVNKWEVLGAINKELENRGSYQGKFFQRLEEESAL